The Nocardioides panzhihuensis genome has a segment encoding these proteins:
- the polA gene encoding DNA polymerase I, with amino-acid sequence MADVTRDRLLLLDGHSLAYRAFFALPVENFSTVTGQHTNAVYGFTSMLVNVLRDETPTHVAVAFDLSRQTFRLEEYSEYKAKRNKTPDEFKSQLPLIQRLLDVLNIRHLSLAGYEADDIIATLVTQGLEAGMEVLILTGDRDSLQLVTESSTVLYPMRGVSDLARMTPESVEAKYGVPPQRYPEIAALVGEDSDNLPGIPGVGPKTAAKWINTYDGLDNVITHADQIKGKAGDNLRAHLGDVMRNRRLNALVRDLSLEVGPADFGRVEWDRAAALELLDELEFRGEIRTRITDVLAPEDDVPIDESGFALEGESLAPGAVPAYLDGLGATPVGVHVRGTWGSGTGRVDGFGFATPERAAYLGVDGLTPEDEKALADWLGDASKPKIMHDAKGAELAIDAHGWSLRGLTTDTALSAYIVAPDQRSYDLADLTLRYLKRELKQEDDGGQESLFGDDEVGGDGVSKTSMLYARAVLDLAAELDSAVEAAGGHRLLAEVELPLLHLLARMEKTGIAVDTEHLDALERHFAGQMKQAADEAYGVIGKEINLGSPKQLQVVLFDELDMPKTKRTKTGWTTDADALQQLYVKTEHPFLIALLRHRDVTRLRVTIEGLLKTVQDDGRIHTTFNQTIAATGRLSSTEPNLQNIPVRTEEGRGIRKGFVVGDGYESLMTADYSQIEMRIMAHLSEDELLIEAFRSGRDFHSITAARVFSVDPDAVSSEQRAKIKAMNYGLAYGLSAFGLSQQLGIEPSEARGLMEEYFETFGGIRDYLRSLVEEARRTGYTETIMGRRRYLPDLLSDNRQRRETAERMALNAPIQGSAADLIKVAMLRVQAAIDEAGLNSRMLLQVHDELVFEVASGERKALETLVRQQMGSAADLNVPLDVSVGTGLSWHEAAH; translated from the coding sequence GTGGCTGATGTGACGCGTGACCGACTGCTCCTTCTCGATGGGCACTCGCTGGCCTACCGGGCCTTCTTCGCTCTGCCGGTGGAGAACTTCTCGACCGTCACGGGGCAGCACACCAATGCCGTCTACGGCTTCACCTCGATGCTGGTCAACGTGCTGCGCGACGAGACCCCGACCCATGTCGCGGTCGCCTTCGACCTGTCGCGGCAGACGTTCCGGCTGGAGGAGTACTCCGAATACAAGGCCAAGCGCAACAAGACGCCCGACGAGTTCAAGTCCCAGCTGCCGCTGATCCAGCGGCTGCTCGACGTGCTCAACATCCGCCACCTGTCGCTGGCCGGCTACGAGGCCGACGACATCATCGCCACCTTGGTGACCCAGGGGCTGGAGGCCGGGATGGAGGTGCTGATCCTGACCGGCGATCGCGACTCGCTGCAGCTGGTCACGGAGTCCTCGACCGTGCTCTATCCGATGCGTGGCGTCTCCGACCTGGCGCGGATGACGCCTGAGTCCGTGGAGGCGAAGTACGGCGTGCCGCCGCAGCGCTATCCCGAGATCGCCGCGCTGGTGGGGGAGGACTCCGACAACCTGCCCGGCATCCCCGGTGTCGGTCCGAAGACCGCCGCGAAGTGGATCAACACCTACGACGGCCTCGACAACGTGATCACCCACGCCGACCAGATCAAGGGCAAGGCCGGCGACAACCTGCGCGCCCACCTCGGTGACGTGATGCGCAACCGGCGGCTCAACGCCCTGGTGCGAGACCTGTCCCTCGAGGTCGGCCCGGCCGACTTCGGGCGGGTCGAGTGGGATCGTGCGGCCGCGCTGGAGCTCCTCGACGAGCTCGAGTTCCGCGGAGAGATCCGCACCCGGATCACCGACGTGCTCGCGCCGGAGGACGACGTCCCGATCGACGAGAGCGGCTTCGCGCTGGAGGGCGAGTCCCTGGCTCCGGGCGCCGTCCCGGCTTACCTGGATGGGCTCGGGGCCACGCCCGTGGGCGTGCATGTGCGCGGGACCTGGGGTTCTGGCACCGGCCGCGTGGACGGGTTCGGCTTCGCGACGCCGGAGCGGGCGGCGTACCTCGGGGTCGACGGGCTCACGCCCGAGGACGAGAAGGCGCTGGCCGACTGGCTCGGGGACGCCTCGAAGCCGAAGATCATGCACGACGCCAAGGGGGCCGAGCTGGCGATCGACGCCCACGGCTGGTCGCTGCGCGGGCTGACCACCGACACCGCGCTGTCGGCCTACATCGTTGCCCCCGACCAGCGCTCCTACGACCTCGCCGACCTGACGCTGCGCTATCTCAAGCGTGAGCTCAAGCAGGAGGACGACGGCGGCCAGGAGTCACTCTTCGGCGACGACGAGGTCGGCGGCGACGGCGTCTCGAAGACCTCGATGCTCTACGCCCGGGCGGTGCTCGACCTCGCCGCCGAGCTCGACTCGGCGGTCGAGGCCGCCGGCGGACACCGGCTGCTGGCCGAGGTGGAGCTTCCGCTGCTGCATCTGCTGGCGCGGATGGAGAAGACCGGGATCGCGGTCGACACCGAGCATCTCGACGCCCTGGAGCGGCACTTCGCCGGCCAGATGAAGCAGGCGGCCGACGAGGCCTACGGAGTGATCGGCAAGGAGATCAACCTCGGCTCGCCCAAGCAGCTGCAGGTGGTGCTCTTCGACGAGCTCGACATGCCGAAGACGAAGCGCACCAAGACCGGTTGGACCACGGACGCCGACGCGCTCCAGCAGCTCTATGTGAAGACCGAGCACCCGTTCCTGATCGCCTTGCTGCGTCACCGCGACGTCACCCGGCTGCGGGTCACCATCGAGGGCCTGCTGAAGACGGTGCAGGACGACGGCCGCATCCACACCACCTTCAACCAGACCATCGCGGCCACCGGACGGCTCTCCTCGACCGAGCCCAACCTGCAGAACATCCCGGTGCGCACCGAGGAGGGTCGCGGGATCCGGAAGGGCTTCGTGGTCGGAGACGGCTACGAGTCGCTGATGACGGCCGACTACAGCCAGATCGAGATGCGGATCATGGCCCACCTGTCCGAGGACGAGCTGCTCATCGAGGCGTTCCGCTCCGGGCGCGACTTCCACTCGATCACCGCCGCGCGGGTCTTCAGTGTCGACCCGGACGCGGTCTCCTCGGAGCAGCGGGCCAAGATCAAGGCGATGAACTACGGCCTGGCCTACGGCCTGTCGGCCTTCGGCCTCTCCCAGCAGCTCGGGATCGAGCCGAGCGAGGCACGTGGGCTGATGGAGGAGTACTTCGAGACCTTCGGCGGCATCCGCGACTACCTGCGCAGCCTGGTCGAGGAGGCCCGTCGCACGGGTTACACCGAGACCATCATGGGTCGCCGCCGCTACCTGCCCGACCTGCTCTCCGACAACCGCCAGCGCCGTGAGACCGCCGAGCGGATGGCGCTCAACGCTCCGATCCAGGGCTCCGCCGCCGACCTGATCAAGGTCGCCATGCTGCGGGTCCAGGCCGCCATCGACGAGGCCGGCCTCAACTCCCGGATGCTTCTCCAGGTCCACGACGAGCTCGTCTTCGAGGTCGCCTCGGGGGAGCGGAAGGCCCTGGAGACCCTGGTGCGCCAGCAGATGGGCTCCGCCGCCGACCTCAACGTCCCCCTCGACGTCTCAGTGGGCACCGGCCTCTCCTGGCACGAAGCCGCCCACTGA
- a CDS encoding ATP-binding cassette domain-containing protein, with protein MTSTDADEFRETHLREAEGAVLRADGLIAGYLPGVNILNDTDLYCQPGELVGIIGPNGAGKSTLLKALFGLVKIHEGSVRLEGEDITGKRADELVSRGIGFVPQSNNVFPSLTIEENLLMGCYQAPKKFTERFDFVTGIFPALGERRKQRAGGLSGGERQMVAMGRALMMDPSVLLLDEPSAGLSPVMQDEVFVQTRKINKAGVSVVMVEQNARRCLQICDRGYVLDQGRNAYTGPGRELADDPKVIELYLGTLGAKED; from the coding sequence GTGACTTCCACCGATGCGGACGAGTTCCGCGAGACGCACCTGCGCGAGGCCGAGGGTGCGGTCCTCCGGGCCGACGGCCTGATCGCCGGCTACCTCCCCGGAGTCAACATCCTCAACGACACCGACCTCTACTGCCAGCCCGGCGAGCTGGTCGGCATCATCGGCCCCAACGGCGCCGGCAAGTCGACGCTGCTCAAGGCGCTGTTCGGTCTGGTGAAGATCCATGAGGGCTCGGTACGCCTCGAGGGTGAGGACATCACCGGAAAGCGGGCAGATGAGCTGGTCAGCCGCGGGATCGGGTTCGTCCCGCAGTCCAACAACGTCTTCCCGAGCCTGACCATCGAGGAGAACCTCCTGATGGGCTGCTACCAGGCCCCGAAGAAGTTCACCGAGCGCTTCGACTTCGTGACCGGGATCTTCCCGGCCCTGGGGGAGCGTCGCAAGCAGCGGGCCGGCGGTCTCTCCGGCGGTGAGCGGCAGATGGTCGCGATGGGACGGGCGCTGATGATGGACCCGTCGGTCCTGCTGCTGGACGAGCCCTCCGCGGGGCTCTCGCCGGTGATGCAGGACGAGGTCTTCGTCCAGACCCGCAAGATCAACAAGGCCGGAGTCTCGGTCGTGATGGTCGAGCAGAACGCCCGCCGCTGCCTGCAGATCTGCGACCGCGGCTACGTGCTCGATCAGGGCCGCAACGCCTACACCGGGCCTGGACGCGAGCTCGCCGACGACCCGAAGGTGATCGAGCTCTATCTCGGCACCCTCGGTGCCAAGGAAGACTGA
- a CDS encoding GNAT family N-acetyltransferase: protein MSRVPVTMREARADDALFLLGIWQDSLRMADAPEQLSDLETIILDAEASPDQRLLVAECGSDPVGAVYLRATTFGPLNLEPTVQIFAPHVVPSFRRRGVGRMLMETAVVFAEERGVRTIAAAGSAAGRDGNRFLARLGLSAQAVMRVAPTAVVRSRLNVLGRALPHHARMSRSPKQSSAVGELLAARRSQRRSHTVA from the coding sequence ATGAGCAGGGTTCCGGTGACGATGCGAGAGGCACGGGCCGATGATGCGCTCTTCCTTCTCGGCATCTGGCAGGACTCGTTGCGGATGGCCGATGCCCCCGAGCAGCTGAGCGACCTGGAGACGATCATCCTCGACGCCGAGGCCTCCCCCGACCAGCGTCTGCTGGTCGCCGAGTGCGGCAGCGATCCTGTCGGGGCGGTCTACCTGCGTGCGACGACCTTCGGGCCGCTCAACCTGGAGCCGACCGTGCAGATCTTCGCTCCCCACGTCGTTCCCAGCTTCCGCCGCCGTGGCGTGGGCCGGATGCTGATGGAGACGGCCGTCGTCTTCGCCGAGGAGCGCGGGGTCCGGACGATCGCGGCCGCGGGCTCCGCCGCCGGCCGTGACGGAAACCGGTTCCTGGCCCGGCTCGGCCTCAGCGCTCAGGCTGTCATGCGCGTCGCGCCGACCGCCGTCGTACGATCCCGGCTCAATGTCCTCGGCAGAGCCCTTCCTCACCACGCCAGGATGTCTCGCAGCCCGAAGCAGTCCAGCGCGGTCGGCGAGCTGCTCGCCGCGCGGCGCTCGCAGCGGCGTTCGCACACCGTCGCCTGA
- a CDS encoding hotdog fold thioesterase: MTDALHTTDPTKIAKFVGSLPQGAGALNEKMGVEILEISAEKVVGTMPVEGNTQPYGLLHGGASVVLAETLGSIGSGIHGHSVGKVAVGVDINATHHRAATSGIVTGTATAIHLGRSSAAYEVVITDERGKRVCTSRITCSLIDADRISM, translated from the coding sequence ATGACCGATGCACTCCACACCACCGACCCCACCAAGATCGCGAAGTTCGTGGGGTCGCTCCCCCAGGGAGCGGGCGCGCTGAACGAGAAGATGGGCGTCGAGATCCTCGAGATCTCGGCAGAGAAGGTCGTCGGCACCATGCCGGTCGAGGGCAACACCCAGCCGTACGGCCTGCTCCACGGCGGCGCCTCGGTCGTCCTCGCCGAGACCCTCGGGTCGATCGGCTCCGGGATCCACGGCCACTCGGTGGGCAAGGTCGCGGTCGGTGTCGACATCAACGCCACCCACCACCGCGCGGCGACCTCCGGCATCGTCACCGGCACCGCGACGGCCATCCACCTCGGGCGCAGCTCGGCGGCCTACGAGGTCGTGATCACCGACGAGCGCGGCAAGCGGGTCTGCACCTCGCGGATCACCTGCTCGCTCATCGACGCCGACCGGATCTCGATGTAG
- a CDS encoding ABC transporter substrate-binding protein — protein MKLAAGAGALALSFTLAACGGETASEEPEKKAAPKGDGTLTIGQLLPQTGSLAFLGPPEFAGSDLAIQDINAAGGVLGKDVTTAVADSGDTTAAIAPAEADKLLSAKSDVIVGTASSGVSMTVIDKIMSAGTVMFSPANTSTEFDEGDYAKPDLYFRTAPSDILQGAVMANLLLEDKRTNVAILARQDAYGETLAEEIKANLEGAGSKVATTAYYSEDASSYSAQINEIAGAGADAVVVIAFEETKKLVPQLISAGVGPAKLPTYFVDGNLSDYSADFSKGELKGVKGTLPGAETAGDFKAQLLKVDPKLKDYSYSAESYDATVVSALAATQAESDAGEAIAAEIVDITTGGEKCETYADCVALIKDGKDIDYDGKSGPIELGETGSPTAASIGIYQYNDKGTYAPVKYIAGEV, from the coding sequence GTGAAGCTGGCCGCAGGCGCCGGCGCCTTGGCGCTCAGCTTCACCCTCGCCGCCTGCGGCGGCGAAACCGCTTCCGAGGAGCCGGAGAAGAAGGCCGCCCCCAAGGGCGACGGCACTCTCACCATCGGGCAGCTCCTCCCGCAGACCGGCAGCCTCGCGTTCCTCGGCCCGCCCGAGTTCGCCGGCTCCGACCTGGCGATCCAGGACATCAACGCCGCCGGCGGTGTGCTCGGCAAGGACGTCACGACGGCCGTCGCCGACTCGGGTGACACCACCGCCGCGATCGCCCCCGCCGAGGCGGACAAGCTCCTCTCCGCCAAGTCCGACGTCATCGTCGGCACCGCCTCCTCGGGCGTGTCGATGACGGTGATCGACAAGATCATGTCGGCCGGCACGGTCATGTTCTCCCCGGCCAACACCTCGACCGAGTTCGACGAGGGCGACTACGCCAAGCCGGACCTCTACTTCCGTACGGCTCCGTCCGACATCCTGCAGGGTGCCGTCATGGCCAACCTGCTGCTCGAGGACAAGCGCACCAACGTGGCGATCCTGGCCCGCCAGGACGCTTACGGCGAGACGCTCGCCGAGGAGATCAAGGCCAACCTCGAGGGCGCCGGCTCCAAGGTGGCGACCACGGCGTACTACTCCGAGGACGCCTCCTCCTACAGCGCCCAGATCAACGAGATCGCCGGCGCCGGTGCCGACGCGGTCGTCGTGATCGCGTTCGAGGAGACCAAGAAGCTGGTCCCTCAGCTCATCTCCGCGGGCGTGGGCCCGGCGAAGCTGCCGACGTACTTCGTCGACGGCAACCTGTCGGACTACTCCGCTGACTTCAGCAAGGGCGAGCTCAAGGGCGTCAAGGGCACCCTCCCGGGCGCCGAGACCGCCGGCGACTTCAAGGCGCAGCTGCTGAAGGTCGACCCGAAGCTGAAGGACTACTCCTACTCCGCCGAGTCCTACGACGCCACGGTCGTCTCCGCTCTGGCGGCGACCCAGGCCGAGAGCGACGCTGGTGAGGCCATCGCCGCGGAGATCGTCGACATCACCACCGGTGGTGAGAAGTGCGAGACGTACGCCGACTGCGTCGCGCTGATCAAGGACGGCAAGGACATCGACTACGACGGCAAGTCCGGTCCGATCGAGCTCGGCGAGACCGGTAGCCCGACGGCCGCGTCCATCGGTATCTACCAGTACAACGACAAGGGCACCTACGCCCCGGTCAAGTACATCGCTGGGGAAGTCTGA